One Streptomyces sp. V4I8 genomic window carries:
- a CDS encoding ADP-ribosyltransferase, whose protein sequence is MITTRLRRRAAAAVLSLAAVLATTAATAPASPASAPATALKAAAPAAAPVPAACPVQFDDRIKAAVDRRVEVDRITPDPAWRTSCGTLYRADGRGPNIVFEEGFKPKDVVNGQYDLEQYVLVNQPSPYVSTTYDHDLYKNWWKSGWNYYIDAPGGIDVNKTIGDTHKWADQVEVAFPGGIARKYIIGVCPVNKTTKVEIMSGCQSNPHFEAWH, encoded by the coding sequence ATGATCACAACTCGCCTGCGGCGGCGCGCCGCTGCCGCCGTCCTGTCCCTCGCGGCCGTCCTCGCCACGACGGCCGCCACGGCCCCCGCGTCCCCCGCCTCGGCTCCCGCGACCGCCCTCAAGGCCGCCGCGCCGGCCGCCGCTCCCGTCCCGGCCGCCTGTCCCGTCCAGTTCGACGACAGGATCAAGGCGGCCGTCGACCGCCGCGTCGAGGTCGACCGCATCACCCCCGACCCGGCGTGGCGCACCAGCTGCGGCACGCTCTACCGGGCCGACGGCCGGGGCCCGAACATCGTCTTCGAGGAGGGCTTCAAGCCCAAGGACGTGGTGAACGGCCAGTACGACCTGGAGCAGTACGTCCTGGTCAACCAGCCCTCCCCGTACGTGTCCACGACGTACGACCACGACCTGTACAAGAACTGGTGGAAGTCGGGCTGGAACTACTACATCGACGCCCCCGGCGGCATCGACGTCAACAAGACCATCGGCGACACCCACAAGTGGGCCGATCAGGTGGAGGTCGCCTTCCCGGGCGGGATCGCGCGGAAGTACATCATCGGCGTCTGCCCGGTGAACAAGACGACCAAGGTCGAGATCATGAGCGGCTGCCAGAGCAACCCGCACTTCGAGGCCTGGCACTGA
- a CDS encoding N-acetyltransferase family protein: MAEALRDILEAAARGVFPPADGRTTVVPQPSDRNAGVLSFTAHSVVFTDEDPGWVYDTLRDLDCDALAATMNPRFLAAFMERTGRTAETVDAVLVGSPLPGDPPLALTEIEDAGHPRIVYARRRRDDVRAWAAEGGVLVMGRGVAGRLEVSVEVAEDERHRGLGRLLVTAARHLVTEPLWAQIAPGNARSVRAFQAAGYRPVGAELLLHAS; this comes from the coding sequence GTGGCGGAGGCCTTGCGGGACATTCTGGAGGCGGCCGCGCGGGGTGTCTTCCCGCCCGCGGACGGCCGTACGACCGTCGTCCCCCAGCCGTCCGACCGGAACGCGGGCGTCCTCTCCTTCACCGCGCACTCCGTCGTCTTCACCGACGAGGACCCAGGATGGGTGTACGACACCCTGCGCGACCTCGACTGCGACGCTCTGGCCGCGACGATGAACCCGCGCTTCCTGGCGGCCTTCATGGAGCGGACGGGCCGTACGGCGGAGACCGTCGACGCGGTCCTGGTCGGCTCCCCGCTGCCGGGTGATCCGCCGCTCGCGCTGACGGAGATCGAGGACGCCGGCCATCCCCGGATCGTCTATGCCCGCCGGCGGCGGGACGACGTGCGCGCGTGGGCGGCCGAGGGCGGGGTGCTCGTGATGGGGCGCGGGGTCGCCGGGCGGTTGGAGGTCTCGGTGGAGGTGGCGGAGGACGAACGGCACCGGGGGCTGGGGCGGCTGCTGGTGACCGCGGCCCGGCATCTCGTCACGGAGCCGCTGTGGGCGCAGATCGCGCCGGGGAACGCCCGCAGTGTGCGGGCGTTCCAGGCGGCGGGCTACCGGCCGGTGGGCGCGGAGCTGTTGTTGCACGCCTCTTAG
- a CDS encoding MerR family transcriptional regulator, translated as MIEDGTGLLTIGELARATGLTVRTIRYWSDEGVLPPVTRSCGGYRLYDAESVARLELIRTLRELGLGLDDVRQVVSGEKDVASVAAAHVAALDAQIRSLKVTRAVLSTVARRGSSAEETTLMNKLARLSAAERQRIMEEFVAETLHGLDTVDPDIQDRMRRTAVDLAENPTPEQVDAWVELAEMLQDPDFRAQMRRAVEFNAADREPGAPRGQSVWFARRPVELAGPVRARGTDPAAPEAEEVLRELFGDADRAAALERMTAGFDERVGRYRQLLAVVNRQPGPPHAEDFAWVVAALRAREDS; from the coding sequence ATGATCGAAGACGGCACCGGACTTCTCACCATCGGCGAGCTGGCCCGGGCCACCGGACTGACCGTCCGGACCATCCGCTACTGGTCCGACGAGGGCGTCCTGCCCCCGGTGACCCGCTCCTGCGGCGGCTATCGGCTCTACGACGCCGAGTCCGTCGCCCGCCTGGAGCTGATCCGCACGCTGCGGGAACTGGGCCTGGGTCTGGACGACGTACGACAGGTGGTCAGCGGCGAGAAGGACGTGGCGTCGGTCGCGGCCGCTCATGTCGCCGCGCTGGATGCCCAGATCCGTTCCCTGAAGGTGACCCGGGCGGTGCTGTCGACCGTGGCGAGGCGCGGTTCGAGCGCGGAGGAGACGACCCTGATGAACAAACTGGCACGGCTGTCGGCGGCCGAGCGGCAACGGATCATGGAGGAGTTCGTGGCCGAGACCCTGCACGGCCTCGACACCGTTGACCCCGACATCCAGGACCGGATGCGGCGCACCGCGGTCGATCTCGCGGAGAACCCGACACCCGAGCAGGTCGACGCCTGGGTGGAGCTGGCCGAGATGCTTCAGGACCCGGACTTCAGGGCCCAGATGCGCCGGGCGGTCGAGTTCAACGCCGCCGACCGGGAGCCGGGGGCACCCCGCGGCCAGTCCGTGTGGTTCGCGCGTCGTCCGGTGGAGCTGGCGGGCCCCGTGCGCGCACGCGGCACCGACCCCGCGGCGCCCGAGGCCGAGGAGGTGCTGCGGGAACTGTTCGGGGACGCCGACCGGGCCGCCGCACTGGAACGCATGACGGCCGGCTTCGACGAGCGGGTCGGCCGGTACCGGCAACTGCTCGCCGTCGTGAACCGGCAGCCCGGGCCTCCGCACGCCGAGGACTTCGCATGGGTGGTCGCCGCGCTTCGGGCCAGGGAGGACAGTTAA
- a CDS encoding EF-hand domain-containing protein: MTKRGGPVAHIDIEEARKQFERIDADGDGTITAAEFKSALAQAGDWNVTEAVAEAIIKSRDLNGDKLLSFDEFWAFLNK; the protein is encoded by the coding sequence ATGACGAAAAGGGGCGGACCGGTGGCGCACATCGACATCGAGGAAGCACGCAAGCAGTTCGAGCGCATCGATGCGGACGGGGACGGCACCATCACCGCCGCCGAGTTCAAGTCCGCCCTGGCTCAGGCCGGCGACTGGAACGTGACCGAGGCGGTCGCCGAGGCGATCATCAAGAGCCGCGACCTCAACGGCGACAAGCTTCTGTCGTTCGACGAGTTCTGGGCCTTCCTGAACAAGTGA
- a CDS encoding ABC transporter ATP-binding protein, translated as MTEVLRAENVHVVREGKPILQEVSLSVRAGEHWALLGENGAGKSTLLSLLGALVHPTGGTVEVLGRRLGRVDLRELRSYVGHVDPRHPLRSPLRVREVVLTGLTNSVEPLPRWRAAPGQEERAERLMRTLGLAEHRASRWPTLSQGQRARTLIARALMPEPRLLLLDEPATGLDLRGREQLIKGLDELRLAHPRLATVLVTHHLEELPPGTTHALLLREGRALAQGPVADVLTGDQVGKCFDLPLALGRHGGRWTVSIRRRT; from the coding sequence ATGACGGAGGTGCTGCGTGCCGAGAACGTCCATGTGGTGCGCGAGGGGAAGCCGATCCTCCAGGAGGTCTCGCTGAGCGTCCGGGCCGGCGAGCACTGGGCGCTCCTGGGCGAGAACGGCGCGGGCAAGTCCACCCTGCTCAGCCTGCTCGGCGCACTCGTCCATCCGACGGGGGGCACCGTGGAGGTGCTGGGGCGCAGGCTGGGCCGGGTCGATCTGCGCGAGCTGCGCTCATACGTCGGTCACGTCGATCCCCGTCATCCGCTCCGGTCACCGCTGCGGGTGCGCGAGGTCGTCCTGACGGGGCTGACGAACTCGGTGGAGCCGCTCCCCCGGTGGCGTGCGGCACCCGGTCAGGAGGAGCGGGCCGAGCGGCTGATGCGGACGCTCGGTCTCGCCGAGCACCGCGCGTCACGCTGGCCCACGCTCTCGCAGGGGCAGCGCGCCCGCACCCTGATCGCCCGGGCGCTCATGCCCGAGCCGAGGCTCCTGCTGCTGGACGAACCGGCCACCGGCCTGGACCTGCGAGGCCGTGAGCAGTTGATCAAGGGGTTGGACGAACTGCGCCTGGCCCACCCCCGGCTGGCGACGGTCCTGGTCACCCACCACCTGGAGGAGCTGCCGCCCGGCACCACCCACGCCCTGCTGCTGCGCGAGGGCCGCGCACTCGCGCAGGGCCCGGTGGCCGACGTCCTCACCGGCGACCAGGTCGGCAAGTGCTTCGACCTGCCGCTGGCCCTGGGGCGCCACGGCGGCCGCTGGACGGTGTCGATCCGGCGCCGGACATGA
- the leuA gene encoding 2-isopropylmalate synthase: protein MPHHRYRPFQDRVNVPVTDRAWPSARVERAPLWVPVDLRDGNQALAEPMDTPRKRRFFDLLVTTGFKEIEVGYPSASRTEFDFVRHLVTTDAVPDDVTPVVFTPARPDLIDRTFEAIAGLPRAVVHLYIATSPVWRDVVLGRDRGEVWRAVREAAERMARRAPAGVRFQFSPETFNLTEPDFVLELCDGLTELWDASPDRPVTHNLPATVEIATPNVYADQIEYLHRNLARRNSVILSVHPHNDRGTGVACAELAVLAGAQRVEGCLFGNGERTGNVDLVTLAMNLYAQGVDPMVDFSDIDAVREIVEDCNRLPVHPRHPYAGDLVHTAFSGTHQDAISKGLAEHARRAAESGVPEAQAPWEVPYLPIDPADIGRSYEAVIRVNSQSGKGGTAYLLRAHHGLDLPPRMRAGFSAVVQEATDDSGREITPKELYDLFRSTYVVEDGEIALDTWSVQRDTGGEHRFVCTLRTADRTGDHEGTGTGPLSAFVDALGGAGFAVDVVDYAEHPTEDGTAAYAECRVNGVTAWGAGQGPAGPAASVRAVVSAVNRAVR, encoded by the coding sequence ATGCCCCACCACCGCTACCGCCCGTTCCAGGACCGGGTGAACGTCCCCGTCACCGACCGGGCCTGGCCCTCCGCCCGTGTGGAGCGCGCTCCCCTCTGGGTCCCCGTCGACCTGCGGGACGGCAACCAGGCGCTCGCCGAGCCGATGGACACCCCGCGCAAGCGCCGCTTCTTCGATCTGCTGGTCACGACCGGCTTCAAGGAGATCGAGGTCGGCTATCCCTCCGCGAGCCGCACCGAGTTCGACTTCGTACGGCACCTGGTGACCACGGACGCCGTGCCCGACGACGTCACGCCCGTCGTGTTCACCCCGGCCCGGCCGGATCTGATCGACCGGACCTTCGAGGCGATCGCCGGGCTGCCCCGGGCCGTCGTGCATCTGTACATCGCGACCTCTCCGGTGTGGCGGGACGTCGTCCTCGGCCGGGACCGTGGCGAGGTGTGGCGGGCGGTGCGGGAGGCGGCCGAGCGGATGGCGCGGCGGGCGCCCGCCGGGGTCCGTTTCCAGTTCTCCCCCGAGACCTTCAACCTCACCGAACCGGACTTCGTCCTGGAACTGTGCGACGGGCTGACGGAGTTGTGGGACGCGAGTCCGGACCGGCCCGTCACGCACAACCTCCCGGCGACCGTCGAGATCGCCACCCCCAACGTGTACGCCGACCAGATCGAGTACCTGCACCGCAACCTCGCCCGCCGCAACTCGGTCATCCTCTCCGTCCACCCGCACAACGACCGCGGCACCGGCGTCGCCTGCGCCGAACTCGCCGTCCTGGCCGGGGCCCAGCGCGTCGAGGGCTGTCTGTTCGGCAACGGCGAGCGCACGGGCAACGTCGACCTGGTGACCCTGGCGATGAACCTGTACGCGCAAGGGGTGGACCCCATGGTCGACTTCAGCGACATCGACGCGGTCAGGGAGATCGTCGAGGACTGCAACCGCCTGCCGGTGCACCCCCGTCACCCCTACGCCGGCGACCTCGTCCACACGGCCTTCTCAGGCACCCACCAGGACGCGATCAGCAAGGGCCTGGCCGAGCACGCGCGCAGGGCGGCGGAGTCGGGGGTGCCCGAGGCGCAGGCGCCCTGGGAGGTGCCGTATCTGCCGATCGACCCGGCCGACATCGGCCGTTCCTACGAGGCGGTGATCCGCGTCAACTCCCAGTCGGGGAAGGGCGGAACGGCGTATCTGCTGCGCGCCCACCACGGCCTCGACCTGCCGCCGCGCATGCGGGCCGGCTTCTCCGCCGTCGTCCAGGAGGCCACGGACGACAGCGGGCGGGAGATCACACCGAAGGAGCTGTACGACCTGTTCCGGTCGACGTACGTCGTCGAGGACGGGGAGATCGCCCTGGACACCTGGTCCGTGCAGCGGGACACCGGCGGTGAGCACCGCTTCGTCTGCACGCTGCGCACCGCGGACCGCACCGGCGATCACGAGGGCACCGGCACCGGCCCGCTCTCCGCGTTCGTCGACGCCCTCGGCGGTGCCGGGTTCGCCGTCGATGTCGTCGACTACGCCGAGCACCCGACCGAGGACGGGACCGCGGCCTACGCCGAGTGCCGGGTGAACGGCGTCACGGCCTGGGGCGCCGGTCAAGGCCCGGCCGGCCCGGCGGCCTCGGTCCGGGCGGTCGTGTCCGCGGTGAACCGGGCGGTGCGATGA
- a CDS encoding FadR/GntR family transcriptional regulator, with translation MPLGAVRPSPLVEQAAERLREQITDGHWPVGTKLPGETTLARELGVGRSTVREALRALAGAGLVQPRQGAGVFVIATEPAEDWPTRLRRAAVSDVYEVRMAVEVQAARLAAHRRTPEDVTAMEAALEGRRAASAGDDVTFVDADIAFHATVVAAAHNPVLADLFTEFTPVLRDGLVELLTLTGLRAHDPNTADDAHAALVRAVAEGDAEGAVEVVRKELEDPFGG, from the coding sequence GTGCCGCTCGGTGCCGTCCGCCCCAGCCCTCTGGTCGAACAGGCCGCCGAGCGACTGCGCGAGCAGATCACCGACGGCCACTGGCCCGTCGGCACGAAGCTCCCCGGCGAGACCACCCTGGCCAGGGAACTCGGCGTCGGCCGCTCCACCGTCCGCGAAGCGCTGCGCGCGCTGGCCGGCGCGGGCCTCGTCCAACCGCGTCAGGGCGCAGGCGTCTTCGTCATCGCCACCGAGCCCGCCGAGGACTGGCCCACCCGCCTGCGGCGGGCCGCGGTGTCCGACGTCTACGAGGTCCGCATGGCCGTCGAGGTCCAAGCGGCCCGCCTGGCCGCGCACCGCCGTACGCCCGAGGACGTCACGGCGATGGAGGCCGCGCTGGAAGGCCGCCGGGCCGCGTCCGCGGGCGACGACGTGACCTTCGTCGACGCCGACATCGCCTTCCACGCGACGGTGGTCGCCGCCGCCCACAACCCCGTACTCGCCGACCTCTTCACCGAGTTCACGCCCGTCCTGCGCGACGGCCTCGTCGAACTCCTGACCCTCACCGGCCTGCGCGCCCACGACCCCAACACCGCCGACGACGCCCATGCGGCGCTGGTGCGGGCGGTCGCGGAGGGGGATGCGGAGGGGGCGGTGGAGGTGGTGCGGAAGGAGTTGGAGGATCCGTTCGGGGGGTAG
- a CDS encoding MOSC domain-containing protein: MSGTVVTVSSNGTYSFTKPNRESITLVAGLGVEGDVHAGVTVKHRSRMRKDPTQPNLRQVHLIHAELFDEVREAGFEVAAGQLGENVTARGIDLLGLPVGTLLRLGDEAVVEVTGLRNPCAQIDGFQKGLLKQVVGRTAEGGALFKAGIMGVVVSGGPVRAGDPIDVRLPEGAHRPLEIV; encoded by the coding sequence ATGAGTGGGACTGTCGTCACGGTCAGCAGTAACGGGACGTACTCGTTCACGAAGCCGAACCGGGAGAGCATCACGCTGGTCGCCGGGCTCGGGGTGGAGGGGGATGTGCACGCGGGGGTGACGGTGAAACATCGGTCCCGGATGCGGAAGGATCCCACGCAGCCGAATCTGCGGCAGGTGCATCTCATCCACGCCGAGCTGTTCGACGAGGTGCGTGAGGCCGGGTTCGAGGTGGCCGCCGGGCAACTCGGGGAGAACGTCACCGCGCGGGGGATCGATCTGCTCGGTCTGCCCGTGGGGACGTTGCTGCGGCTCGGGGACGAGGCCGTCGTGGAGGTGACCGGGCTGCGGAACCCCTGTGCTCAGATCGACGGCTTCCAGAAGGGGCTGCTGAAGCAGGTCGTCGGACGGACCGCCGAGGGCGGGGCGCTGTTCAAGGCCGGGATCATGGGCGTCGTCGTCAGCGGGGGCCCGGTGCGGGCCGGGGATCCGATCGACGTCCGGCTCCCGGAGGGAGCTCACCGCCCCCTGGAGATCGTCTGA
- a CDS encoding glycoside hydrolase family 25 protein, with protein sequence MIRGIDVSAYQSSSYDTDGISFVFIKATEGRSYINPKLAAQTKRARDAGLVVGFYHFLWPGNLSAQADYFVSKAPEKAGDILAVDWETTSEGTHASNAEKDLFIRKVKEKRPNNPVILYCNRNYWLNVDTTSYAGDGLWIADYVTAGKPRIKAKWRFHQYTDNPLDKNVADFASKAALREWAENA encoded by the coding sequence ATGATCCGCGGCATCGACGTAAGCGCATACCAGTCCTCGTCCTACGACACCGACGGCATCTCCTTCGTCTTCATCAAGGCCACAGAGGGCCGCTCCTACATCAACCCCAAACTCGCCGCCCAGACCAAACGCGCCCGCGACGCCGGCCTCGTCGTCGGCTTCTACCACTTCCTCTGGCCGGGCAACCTCTCCGCCCAGGCGGACTACTTCGTCAGCAAGGCCCCCGAGAAAGCGGGCGACATCCTCGCCGTCGACTGGGAGACCACGAGCGAGGGGACGCATGCGAGCAACGCGGAGAAGGACCTGTTCATCCGGAAGGTGAAGGAGAAGCGGCCGAACAATCCGGTCATTCTGTACTGCAACCGAAACTACTGGCTCAATGTGGACACCACCTCCTACGCCGGCGACGGCCTCTGGATCGCCGACTACGTGACGGCGGGCAAGCCCCGCATCAAGGCGAAGTGGCGCTTCCACCAGTACACGGACAATCCGCTGGACAAGAACGTGGCGGACTTCGCGAGCAAGGCCGCGCTGCGGGAGTGGGCCGAGAACGCATGA
- a CDS encoding serine hydrolase domain-containing protein, which produces MAGVLDEEALSRAVCAQAGRSVGGVDDMASYLVDQVSDASHREVVGPLLDGRGASGVVVRGGAVLASWGDPARVEMAFSATKSVLSLVAGVAFDDGALRLDEPVVESVGLPEFDTPHGRRITWRHLLEQTSQWEGELWSKPTWVDAQSTREGTESAGGPPGAGWAYNDVRVNLTALALTVLFGRPLPEVLRERVLTPIGASDGWSWHGYESSVVEIDGAEVPVVSGGAHWGGGLWISASDLARIGGLCLRGGAWGGRQVVSRRWIEELWTPCRVKPEYGLSWWLNDGGTVWPRAPRTGRCARGNGGNHLLWIDPARDLVIVSRWGAEVERLLVEVSEAVPTVARGRRLRS; this is translated from the coding sequence ATGGCGGGGGTCCTGGACGAGGAGGCGCTTTCGCGGGCCGTGTGTGCGCAGGCGGGGCGGTCGGTGGGCGGTGTCGACGACATGGCGTCGTATCTCGTGGATCAGGTGTCGGACGCCTCGCATCGGGAGGTCGTCGGCCCGCTCCTCGATGGGCGGGGAGCGAGTGGGGTCGTCGTGCGGGGCGGTGCGGTGCTTGCTTCCTGGGGCGATCCGGCTCGTGTGGAGATGGCCTTCAGCGCGACGAAGAGCGTGCTCTCGCTGGTGGCGGGTGTCGCCTTCGACGACGGGGCGTTGCGGCTGGACGAGCCGGTGGTGGAGTCGGTGGGGCTGCCGGAGTTCGACACCCCTCACGGGAGGCGCATCACGTGGCGGCATCTGCTGGAGCAGACCAGCCAGTGGGAGGGCGAGTTGTGGTCCAAGCCGACGTGGGTGGACGCGCAGAGCACCCGTGAGGGCACGGAGTCGGCGGGCGGCCCGCCCGGCGCCGGCTGGGCCTACAACGATGTGCGGGTGAACCTGACGGCGCTGGCGCTCACGGTCCTCTTCGGCCGGCCGCTGCCGGAGGTGCTGCGCGAGCGCGTGCTGACGCCGATCGGTGCCTCGGACGGCTGGTCCTGGCACGGTTACGAGAGCTCGGTCGTGGAGATCGACGGCGCCGAGGTGCCCGTCGTCTCCGGCGGCGCCCACTGGGGCGGCGGCCTGTGGATCAGCGCCTCGGACCTGGCCCGTATCGGCGGGCTGTGTCTGCGGGGCGGCGCCTGGGGCGGGCGTCAGGTCGTGTCGCGGCGCTGGATCGAGGAGCTGTGGACGCCCTGCCGGGTCAAGCCCGAATACGGTCTGTCCTGGTGGCTCAACGACGGCGGCACGGTGTGGCCCCGGGCCCCGCGCACGGGCCGCTGCGCCCGCGGCAACGGCGGCAACCATCTGCTGTGGATCGATCCGGCCCGGGATCTGGTCATCGTCTCGCGCTGGGGTGCGGAGGTCGAGCGCCTCCTGGTGGAGGTGTCGGAGGCGGTGCCGACGGTGGCCCGGGGGCGCCGGCTCCGCTCCTGA
- a CDS encoding 2-hydroxychromene-2-carboxylate isomerase — translation MARRGPRWYFSLRSPYSWLAYRDLLDRHPDVADEIEWLPFWEPDAATTEELAGRGITLPYVAMSREKHLYMLQDVRRLVQERGLTMAWPVDQDPVWEVSHLAYVAAERLGRGRAFIDAAYRARWEQGRNISDPEVMAAIGRELGIDPGTLAGAGSDPALRQEGVRRLESLHRDGVFGVPYFINGFDKFWGVDRLAAFAASVRSGRAEATTPLVPSLDQGHAGGCG, via the coding sequence ATGGCCCGACGCGGGCCCCGCTGGTACTTCTCGCTCCGCAGCCCCTACTCCTGGCTCGCGTACCGGGATCTGCTCGACCGCCACCCCGATGTCGCGGATGAGATCGAGTGGCTTCCGTTCTGGGAGCCGGACGCGGCCACCACCGAAGAGCTGGCGGGGCGGGGCATCACGCTGCCCTATGTCGCGATGTCCCGCGAGAAGCACCTGTACATGCTCCAGGACGTGCGTCGCCTCGTACAGGAACGTGGTCTCACCATGGCCTGGCCGGTGGATCAGGACCCGGTCTGGGAGGTGTCCCATCTGGCGTACGTCGCGGCCGAACGGCTCGGCCGGGGCCGCGCGTTCATCGACGCCGCGTACCGGGCCCGCTGGGAGCAGGGCAGAAACATCTCGGACCCGGAGGTCATGGCCGCGATCGGCCGGGAACTCGGCATCGACCCCGGGACGCTCGCCGGGGCGGGCAGCGACCCGGCCCTGCGCCAGGAAGGCGTCCGCCGTCTCGAGTCGCTGCACCGTGACGGGGTGTTCGGGGTGCCGTACTTCATCAACGGGTTCGACAAGTTCTGGGGCGTCGACCGGCTCGCGGCCTTCGCCGCCTCCGTCCGCTCCGGCCGGGCCGAGGCCACCACCCCCCTGGTCCCCTCGCTCGACCAGGGCCACGCGGGCGGGTGCGGCTGA
- a CDS encoding beta-ketoacyl synthase N-terminal-like domain-containing protein, with amino-acid sequence MPATATAARGLVITAWSAVSPFGIGRAAFVSGIRENRPTRAPLGPDHSDSPSPDACLVPGFDIREALGRKGTRSMDRVTGLTVTAVGALLGESERNQRVGTGETAAFALGTTTGSAQSMMDFTRDSLTGDQPFFVDPAQFPNTVMNCASGQSAIWYQLKGPNTTIAGGRSAGLHALNYARRLLTSGHAESVLCGTAEEFSRSRAWLEHHSAEQDAEQDAGQAPPLGEGSTMLLVEPAGDDSQPVLAEVLAVELGVVLDGDVRSALTSCLRRALTQAEVSADEVAVVVRSGSTDRAGVDEGAALAEALGAAHGAAQLSPHELIGDTGAAAGGFQLTALLAHAEVHPAGPAGRIGLVTSVDRTGSVGCALLRLR; translated from the coding sequence ATGCCTGCTACCGCAACGGCCGCGCGCGGCCTGGTCATCACCGCGTGGTCCGCCGTGTCGCCCTTCGGCATCGGCCGAGCCGCGTTCGTCTCGGGCATCCGGGAGAACCGGCCGACCCGCGCGCCGCTCGGCCCCGACCACTCCGACTCCCCGAGCCCCGACGCCTGTCTGGTGCCCGGCTTCGACATCCGCGAGGCACTCGGCCGCAAGGGCACCCGCTCCATGGACCGGGTCACCGGCCTGACGGTGACCGCGGTGGGTGCCCTGCTCGGCGAGAGCGAGCGCAACCAGCGCGTCGGCACCGGCGAGACCGCGGCCTTCGCCCTGGGCACCACCACCGGCAGCGCTCAGTCGATGATGGACTTCACCCGCGACTCGCTCACCGGCGACCAGCCGTTCTTCGTGGACCCCGCCCAGTTCCCCAACACGGTGATGAACTGCGCGAGCGGCCAGAGCGCCATCTGGTACCAGCTCAAAGGCCCCAACACCACCATCGCCGGCGGCCGCAGCGCCGGACTGCACGCCCTCAACTACGCCCGCCGCCTGCTGACTTCGGGCCACGCCGAGAGCGTCCTGTGCGGCACGGCGGAGGAGTTCTCGCGGTCCCGCGCCTGGCTCGAACACCACTCCGCCGAGCAGGACGCCGAGCAGGATGCCGGACAGGCGCCCCCGCTCGGCGAGGGCAGCACCATGCTGCTCGTCGAGCCGGCCGGAGACGACAGCCAGCCGGTGCTCGCGGAGGTCCTCGCCGTCGAACTGGGAGTCGTGCTCGACGGCGATGTGCGCTCCGCCCTCACCTCCTGCCTGCGCCGCGCTCTCACCCAGGCGGAGGTGAGCGCCGACGAGGTGGCCGTGGTCGTCCGTTCCGGCAGCACCGACCGGGCGGGCGTGGACGAGGGCGCCGCCCTCGCCGAGGCCCTGGGCGCCGCGCACGGCGCCGCCCAGCTCTCGCCGCACGAGCTGATCGGCGACACGGGCGCGGCAGCGGGCGGCTTCCAGCTGACCGCCCTGCTCGCACACGCCGAGGTCCACCCGGCCGGGCCGGCGGGCCGGATCGGCCTGGTCACTTCGGTGGACCGGACCGGTTCGGTGGGCTGCGCCCTGCTGCGGCTGCGCTGA